The proteins below come from a single Burkholderia sp. FERM BP-3421 genomic window:
- a CDS encoding VOC family protein: protein MSFLIDGIDHLVLNVADVEASAAWYARALGMTRIDFASRTGSRVAMRFGNQKINLRPRDADTVAWFTGAAPVSGSADLCFVTRANADAVKAHWVAEGIAIEAGPVQREGALGAMTSVYCRDPDGNLIEVATYPAE, encoded by the coding sequence ATGTCTTTCCTGATCGACGGCATCGACCACCTCGTCCTCAACGTCGCCGACGTGGAGGCGAGCGCCGCGTGGTATGCGCGCGCGCTCGGCATGACGCGCATCGACTTCGCGTCGCGCACCGGTTCGCGCGTCGCGATGCGCTTCGGCAATCAGAAGATCAACCTGCGCCCGAGGGACGCGGATACGGTTGCGTGGTTCACCGGCGCGGCGCCCGTGTCCGGCAGCGCGGATCTCTGTTTCGTCACGCGCGCCAACGCCGATGCCGTGAAGGCGCACTGGGTGGCGGAGGGGATCGCGATCGAAGCCGGGCCGGTGCAGCGCGAAGGCGCGCTCGGCGCGATGACGTCGGTGTATTGCCGCGATCCGGACGGCAATCTGATCGAGGTCGCGACGTATCCGGCCGAATGA
- a CDS encoding DNA-3-methyladenine glycosylase, translated as MTRARTAITWPGAVLPRVFFDRAAPAAAPQLLNKILAAADGRAGRIVEVEAYAGAIDPAAHTYRGRTARNATMFGPPGHMYVYFTYGMHWCCNCVCGPEGDGSGVLIRALEPLYGLDHMRAARRLPARDRDLCRGPARLTQAMGIDGAQDGIDLVRAKQGFAIVDDGMAPPDDLTGGPRIGISVGQDLPWRWRVPGNPFVSGTAAQRG; from the coding sequence GTGACCCGCGCGCGCACCGCGATAACCTGGCCGGGCGCCGTGTTGCCCCGCGTGTTCTTCGACCGGGCCGCGCCCGCGGCGGCGCCGCAGCTGCTCAACAAGATCCTCGCTGCGGCGGACGGCCGCGCGGGCCGCATCGTGGAGGTCGAGGCGTATGCGGGCGCGATCGATCCGGCCGCGCATACCTACCGGGGCAGGACGGCGCGCAATGCGACGATGTTCGGTCCGCCGGGGCATATGTACGTCTATTTCACCTACGGCATGCACTGGTGCTGCAACTGCGTGTGCGGACCCGAGGGCGACGGCAGCGGCGTGTTGATCCGCGCGCTGGAACCGCTGTACGGGCTCGATCACATGCGCGCGGCACGGCGTCTGCCCGCGCGCGACCGCGATCTCTGCCGCGGGCCGGCCCGGTTGACCCAGGCCATGGGCATCGACGGCGCGCAGGACGGGATCGATCTGGTTCGCGCCAAGCAGGGCTTCGCCATCGTGGACGACGGCATGGCGCCGCCCGACGACCTGACGGGCGGCCCTCGCATCGGGATCAGCGTCGGCCAGGATCTGCCGTGGCGGTGGCGTGTGCCCGGCAATCCGTTCGTGTCCGGGACGGCGGCGCAGCGAGGCTGA
- the mug gene encoding G/U mismatch-specific DNA glycosylase gives MTGELPDLIDARLKVLFCGINPGMTAAATGHHFAGRSNRFWRVLHLAGFTPREIQPEHDRTILEYGYGLTTVVSRPTASADQLAREEFVAAAAEFERKIARHAPCRVAFLGKAAYAGLSGRRDIAWGRQNADIAGAAVWVLPNPSGRNLAFSLDDLIEAYRRLQAEVSAGDRSATC, from the coding sequence ATGACCGGCGAACTCCCCGACCTCATCGACGCGCGCCTCAAGGTGCTGTTCTGCGGCATCAATCCCGGCATGACGGCCGCCGCGACGGGGCATCACTTTGCGGGAAGAAGCAATCGCTTCTGGCGCGTGCTGCACCTCGCAGGCTTCACCCCCAGGGAAATCCAGCCGGAGCACGATCGCACGATACTCGAATACGGATACGGTCTGACGACGGTCGTGAGCCGGCCGACGGCGAGCGCCGATCAACTCGCACGCGAGGAGTTCGTTGCCGCCGCCGCCGAGTTCGAGCGGAAGATCGCACGTCATGCGCCATGCCGGGTCGCCTTTCTGGGCAAGGCGGCGTACGCGGGGCTGTCCGGCCGGCGCGACATCGCGTGGGGACGGCAGAACGCGGACATCGCGGGCGCCGCCGTGTGGGTGCTGCCCAATCCCAGCGGACGGAATCTCGCGTTCAGTCTCGACGATCTGATCGAGGCGTATCGCCGTTTGCAGGCGGAGGTCTCGGCGGGCGATCGGAGCGCGACATGCTGA